The proteins below come from a single Candidatus Rokuibacteriota bacterium genomic window:
- the ybgF gene encoding tol-pal system protein YbgF, which produces MLSLSVRALLCGVAAAALAGCATGRGAQTPQDAPPARVTLADMKNTQDAQVQEIARLAGDVKAMDAQQAFLVAEIKNLSEQIAKLKSSLSEAEGAMRSLRATPVPPESRPAPAVVPPPAPPVTPVPIPAPAPKPAAPAPAAPPSRNAEANRLFAAALAKLRAGDNGQAALEFTEFVVQYPAHPQAAAAQNHIGEAYYRQRDYRQAMAEFQKTVDGYTQAAQVSEALLKIGLCHRALGDAARAKASWEQVVKQFPKSDAARQARTLLASRAPPGR; this is translated from the coding sequence ATGCTCTCACTCTCCGTCCGCGCGCTGCTCTGCGGCGTGGCCGCGGCCGCACTTGCCGGCTGCGCGACTGGCCGCGGCGCTCAAACACCCCAGGACGCGCCGCCGGCCAGGGTCACGCTGGCCGACATGAAGAACACGCAGGACGCGCAGGTGCAGGAGATCGCGCGCCTCGCGGGCGACGTCAAGGCAATGGACGCGCAGCAGGCATTCCTCGTGGCCGAGATCAAAAATCTCAGCGAGCAGATCGCAAAGCTCAAATCGTCGCTGAGCGAAGCCGAGGGCGCGATGCGCTCCCTGCGCGCGACGCCCGTGCCGCCGGAGTCGCGCCCCGCTCCCGCTGTGGTGCCGCCCCCGGCCCCGCCCGTCACGCCCGTTCCGATTCCCGCGCCCGCGCCGAAGCCCGCCGCGCCCGCGCCGGCCGCGCCTCCCTCGCGCAATGCGGAGGCGAACCGGCTATTCGCCGCCGCGCTCGCCAAGCTGCGCGCTGGGGATAACGGGCAGGCGGCGCTCGAGTTCACTGAGTTCGTGGTCCAATACCCCGCGCACCCGCAGGCGGCCGCGGCGCAGAACCACATCGGCGAGGCGTACTACCGCCAGCGCGACTACCGGCAGGCGATGGCGGAGTTCCAGAAAACGGTGGACGGCTACACGCAGGCCGCCCAGGTCTCCGAGGCCCTGTTGAAGATCGGCCTCTGCCACCGCGCGCTGGGGGACGCCGCGCGCGCGAAGGCCTCCTGGGAGCAGGTGGTCAAGCAGTTTCCGAAGAGTGACGCGGCCCGACAGGCCCGCACGCTCCTGGCTTCGCGGGCCCCCCCCGGGCGCTAG
- the dprA gene encoding DNA-processing protein DprA: protein MAVCYTDFHSVEPTDKAMNTTRECIRTETGREPRQIALGDTAYPANLREIQAPPARLYVRGALAEDDALAIAIVGSRAATPYGLAVAERLGADLAARGVTVVSGLARGIDSAAHRGALRAGGRTIAVLGSGVDVIYPPENRPLAGEIEASGALVSQFEPGTRPLAGYFPARNRVIAGLSLGVVVVEAASRSGSLITAGLAGELGREVMAVPGPLTSPRSVGAHRLIQDGAALIQGWEDVVGQLPLRWRDRVRALPRSAEAHGESLPEDNTEAGLLLRIIGEEPVGIDSIIESSGMAVGRASALLVTLEVEGRIRQLDGKRFVQVRLG, encoded by the coding sequence ATGGCGGTCTGCTATACTGATTTTCATTCCGTCGAGCCGACGGACAAAGCCATGAACACCACGCGCGAATGTATCCGGACAGAGACAGGCCGCGAGCCGAGGCAGATCGCGCTCGGCGACACGGCGTACCCTGCCAACCTCCGCGAGATCCAGGCGCCGCCCGCGCGGCTCTACGTTCGCGGCGCGCTCGCGGAGGACGACGCCCTCGCAATTGCCATCGTCGGCTCGCGCGCGGCGACGCCCTACGGCTTGGCCGTGGCGGAACGGCTCGGGGCCGATCTCGCAGCCCGCGGCGTCACCGTGGTGAGCGGACTCGCTCGCGGCATCGACAGCGCCGCCCACCGCGGGGCACTTCGGGCTGGTGGCCGGACGATCGCGGTGCTGGGCTCGGGAGTGGACGTGATCTACCCGCCCGAGAATCGCCCGCTCGCGGGAGAGATCGAGGCGTCTGGCGCGCTCGTGTCGCAGTTCGAGCCCGGGACGCGGCCCCTGGCGGGATATTTCCCGGCCCGCAACCGTGTGATCGCGGGCCTGTCGCTCGGCGTGGTGGTCGTCGAGGCCGCTTCGAGGAGCGGCTCGTTGATCACGGCGGGGCTGGCGGGCGAGCTTGGCCGCGAGGTCATGGCCGTGCCCGGGCCGCTGACGAGCCCGCGGAGCGTTGGCGCGCACCGGCTGATCCAGGACGGTGCCGCGCTGATCCAGGGCTGGGAGGACGTCGTAGGCCAGCTGCCCCTGCGGTGGCGCGATCGGGTCCGCGCGCTGCCGCGAAGCGCCGAGGCCCACGGGGAGTCTCTACCCGAGGACAACACGGAAGCGGGTCTACTCCTCCGGATCATCGGTGAAGAGCCGGTGGGTATCGACAGCATCATCGAGAGCAGCGGGATGGCGGTGGGCCGGGCTTCGGCCCTGCTCGTCACGCTCGAGGTCGAGGGGCGCATCCGGCAGCTGGACGGCAAGCGCTTCGTACAGGTGAGGCTCGGATGA
- the topA gene encoding type I DNA topoisomerase has protein sequence MKAKVAQKKSPTETKSPAPAKSPGSVKSPASAKSPGSVKSLVVVESPTKVKTIQKYLDSSFIVRASMGHVRDLPKSKLGVDEKKSFKPDYRVLPAKKKVLDELKKAAEKVGALYIATDPDREGEAIGWHLAQELGVPKAKTYRIMFNEITERAVKAAFQHPGKIDTNKVDAQQARRILDRLVGYKLSPLLWQKIRRGLSAGRVQSVAVRLITEREREVLAFVPTEYWSLHARLKGKNPPEFIATLREVKGEKAALATEAATMAVMTLLHGASWQVKSVTRGERRRNPSAPFITSTLQQEASRKLHFTAKKTMMLAQQLYEGIELGSEGAVGLITYMRTDAVRVAGEAQDEARSWITGRLGREYLPDVPPFYKAKKSAQEAHEAVRPSSVAREPKAVARFLSKDQLALYRLIWERFLASQMLPAVYDTVAADIEAGTCLFRAQGSTLKFAGFMAVYVESREESEVVPEEEQEAVVPPLTQGEILKLLALDPKQHFTQPLPRYTEASLVKTLEERGIGRPSTYAQILSTIQDREYVRREKGTLFPTELGMLVTDRLVPFFPEVMDIDFTAQLEESLDKVEEGDADWVELVGKFNRQFDKDLRKAKSGMPDNKVGEDTGKKCPDCGKPVLEKWGRFGKFLACSGYPDCKYTKDLSGREKPADEMTDEACPTCGKPMVIKHGRFGKFIACSGYPECKTTKPVTLGIACSEAGCGGQLVERRSKRGKTFYACSKYPDCKFVAWTRPIAEPCPRCAAPFLTERIAKGGKRTRACIRGECGYKEEVAPSVA, from the coding sequence ATGAAGGCCAAGGTCGCCCAGAAGAAGTCTCCGACGGAGACGAAGTCGCCGGCGCCGGCAAAGTCGCCCGGGTCGGTAAAGTCGCCCGCATCGGCAAAGTCGCCCGGGTCGGTAAAGTCGCTGGTGGTGGTGGAATCGCCCACCAAGGTCAAGACGATCCAGAAGTACCTGGATTCGAGCTTCATCGTCAGGGCCTCGATGGGGCACGTCCGCGACCTGCCCAAGAGCAAGCTGGGGGTGGACGAGAAGAAGAGTTTCAAGCCCGACTACCGCGTGCTGCCGGCGAAGAAGAAGGTGCTCGACGAGCTCAAGAAGGCGGCCGAGAAGGTCGGCGCCCTCTATATCGCCACGGACCCGGACCGCGAGGGCGAGGCGATCGGCTGGCACCTTGCCCAGGAGCTGGGCGTGCCCAAGGCCAAGACGTACCGGATCATGTTCAACGAGATCACGGAGCGGGCGGTCAAGGCGGCCTTCCAGCACCCCGGCAAGATCGACACGAACAAGGTGGACGCGCAGCAGGCGCGGCGCATCCTGGACCGGCTGGTGGGCTACAAGCTGTCCCCGCTGCTCTGGCAAAAGATCCGGCGGGGGCTCTCGGCCGGCCGCGTCCAGTCCGTCGCGGTGCGGCTCATCACCGAGCGCGAGCGCGAGGTCCTGGCCTTCGTCCCGACCGAGTACTGGTCGCTGCACGCGCGGCTCAAGGGCAAGAACCCGCCGGAGTTCATCGCCACTCTGCGCGAGGTCAAGGGCGAGAAGGCCGCGCTGGCGACCGAGGCCGCCACCATGGCGGTGATGACGTTGCTACACGGCGCGTCCTGGCAGGTCAAGAGCGTCACGCGCGGCGAGCGCCGGCGCAATCCCTCTGCGCCGTTCATCACCTCCACGCTGCAGCAGGAGGCGAGCCGCAAGCTCCACTTCACGGCCAAGAAGACCATGATGCTGGCGCAGCAGCTCTACGAGGGCATCGAGCTGGGCAGCGAGGGTGCGGTCGGCCTCATCACCTACATGCGCACCGACGCCGTGCGGGTCGCGGGCGAGGCCCAGGACGAGGCGCGGAGCTGGATCACGGGACGGCTCGGCCGGGAGTATCTCCCCGATGTCCCGCCGTTCTACAAGGCCAAGAAGAGCGCCCAGGAGGCCCACGAGGCCGTGCGGCCGAGCTCGGTCGCGCGGGAGCCCAAGGCGGTGGCGCGCTTTCTCTCCAAGGACCAGCTGGCGCTCTACCGTCTGATATGGGAGCGCTTCCTGGCGAGCCAGATGCTCCCGGCCGTCTACGACACCGTGGCGGCGGACATCGAGGCCGGCACGTGCCTCTTCCGGGCCCAGGGCTCGACGCTCAAGTTCGCGGGCTTCATGGCGGTCTACGTCGAATCACGCGAAGAGTCGGAAGTCGTGCCCGAGGAAGAGCAGGAGGCCGTGGTGCCCCCGCTCACCCAGGGCGAGATCCTCAAGCTCCTGGCGCTCGACCCCAAGCAGCACTTTACCCAGCCGCTGCCGCGCTACACCGAGGCCTCGCTGGTCAAGACGCTCGAGGAGCGGGGGATCGGTCGGCCGTCCACGTACGCCCAGATCCTCTCGACCATCCAGGACCGCGAGTACGTGCGGCGGGAGAAGGGCACGCTGTTCCCGACCGAGCTGGGGATGCTCGTGACGGACCGGCTGGTGCCGTTCTTCCCGGAGGTTATGGATATCGACTTCACGGCCCAGCTCGAGGAGTCGCTCGACAAGGTCGAGGAGGGCGACGCCGACTGGGTGGAGCTGGTCGGGAAGTTCAACAGGCAGTTCGACAAGGACCTCCGCAAGGCGAAGTCGGGCATGCCGGACAACAAGGTCGGGGAGGACACGGGAAAGAAGTGCCCCGACTGCGGCAAGCCCGTCCTCGAGAAGTGGGGACGGTTCGGCAAGTTCCTGGCCTGCTCCGGCTACCCGGACTGCAAGTACACCAAGGACCTCAGCGGCCGCGAGAAGCCCGCCGACGAGATGACCGACGAGGCCTGCCCGACGTGCGGCAAGCCCATGGTCATCAAGCACGGCCGCTTCGGGAAGTTCATCGCCTGCTCGGGCTACCCCGAGTGCAAGACGACCAAGCCCGTGACCCTCGGGATCGCCTGCTCGGAGGCCGGCTGCGGCGGCCAGCTCGTCGAGCGCCGGAGCAAGCGGGGCAAGACCTTCTACGCCTGCAGCAAGTACCCCGACTGCAAGTTCGTCGCCTGGACGCGCCCCATCGCGGAGCCGTGCCCGCGCTGCGCCGCGCCGTTCCTGACCGAGCGGATCGCCAAGGGCGGCAAGCGAACCCGCGCCTGCATCCGCGGCGAGTGCGGCTACAAGGAAGAGGTCGCCCCTTCGGTGGCGTGA
- the xerC gene encoding tyrosine recombinase XerC, with the protein MKDSAAEFLRYLDLQRGASRHTLRGYATDLAEFRAFLSREGIGDLADADSRAIRAWLVRLHDRKLAKSSIARKLATVRSCFRYLARLGVVEFNPARQVRSPRLPKRLPSFLPKDESKGLLDAETERSEAGLRDHALLELLYATGVRVAECCGLDLDDVDRRRGAVRVMGKGGKERVVPAGDAALGALDAWLSVRGEGRGALFTNSRGGRLGTRSVHRIVKWRARAAGIDRRVTPHTLRHTFATHMLGEGADLRLIQELLGHSRLTTTQRYTHVSPEHLMKVYDSAHPRA; encoded by the coding sequence ATGAAGGATTCGGCGGCCGAGTTTCTCCGCTACCTTGATCTCCAGCGCGGCGCCTCGCGCCACACGCTCAGGGGCTACGCCACCGACCTGGCAGAGTTCCGCGCCTTTCTCTCCCGCGAGGGCATCGGCGACCTCGCTGACGCCGATTCACGGGCGATTAGGGCCTGGCTCGTCCGGCTCCACGACAGGAAGCTCGCCAAGAGCTCCATCGCGCGTAAGCTCGCCACGGTGAGGAGCTGCTTCAGGTACCTTGCCAGGCTCGGCGTGGTCGAATTCAACCCCGCCCGCCAGGTCAGGAGCCCCAGGCTGCCCAAGCGGCTGCCCTCCTTCCTGCCCAAGGACGAGTCGAAAGGGCTCTTGGACGCCGAGACGGAGCGGTCGGAGGCGGGACTGCGGGACCACGCGCTGCTCGAACTCCTCTACGCCACGGGGGTCCGCGTCGCCGAATGCTGCGGCCTCGACCTCGACGACGTCGACCGGCGCCGTGGCGCGGTGCGGGTCATGGGCAAGGGCGGCAAGGAGCGCGTGGTGCCCGCCGGGGACGCGGCGCTCGGGGCGCTCGACGCATGGCTCTCGGTGCGCGGCGAGGGGAGAGGCGCGCTCTTCACCAATTCGCGCGGCGGGCGGCTCGGGACGCGGAGCGTGCACCGGATCGTCAAGTGGCGGGCGCGGGCCGCCGGCATCGACAGGCGCGTGACGCCTCATACGCTGCGCCACACCTTCGCCACGCACATGCTCGGCGAGGGCGCCGACCTGCGCCTCATCCAGGAGCTCCTCGGCCACAGCCGCCTCACCACCACGCAGCGCTACACCCACGTGAGCCCAGAGCATCTCATGAAGGTGTACGACTCCGCCCACCCGCGCGCGTGA
- the hslV gene encoding ATP-dependent protease subunit HslV: protein MVSDSFHSTTVACVRHKGRVALAGDGQVSIGQTIVKAGARKVRKVYHGRVLAGFAGAAADAFTLFAKFEAKLEEHRGNLSRAAVELAKDWRMDRVLRRLEALLAVADAEVSFIVSGTGDVIEPDDGLIGIGSGGPFALAAARALCAHSSLPAEQIAEQALRIAAGICVYTNDHITVETLD, encoded by the coding sequence ATGGTCAGCGATTCCTTTCATTCAACGACTGTCGCCTGTGTCCGCCACAAGGGGCGCGTGGCGCTGGCCGGCGACGGGCAGGTTTCGATCGGCCAGACGATCGTCAAGGCCGGAGCGCGCAAGGTGCGCAAGGTCTACCACGGGCGCGTCCTGGCCGGCTTCGCGGGCGCGGCGGCCGACGCCTTCACGCTCTTCGCCAAGTTCGAGGCGAAGCTCGAGGAGCACCGCGGCAACCTGTCCCGCGCCGCCGTCGAGCTGGCGAAGGACTGGCGGATGGACCGCGTGCTGCGCCGCCTTGAGGCGCTCTTGGCGGTAGCGGACGCGGAGGTCTCCTTCATCGTGTCCGGCACGGGCGACGTGATCGAGCCCGACGACGGGCTGATCGGCATCGGCTCGGGCGGGCCGTTCGCGCTGGCGGCGGCGCGGGCCCTGTGCGCCCACTCCAGCCTCCCGGCCGAGCAGATCGCCGAGCAGGCGCTCCGGATCGCCGCGGGCATCTGCGTCTATACCAACGACCACATCACGGTAGAGACGCTCGATTGA
- the hslU gene encoding ATP-dependent protease ATPase subunit HslU has translation MSLATPLTPTEIVTELDRYIVGQQAAKKAVAIALRNRWRRQNLPAELRDEVAPKNIIMIGPTGVGKTEIARRLAKLSQAPFIKVEASKYTEVGYVGRDVESMIRDLTELSVTMVKAEMAAAVRERAEALAEERVLDLLLPRRAGEAFSSGTLEEVSPDASRDATRDKLRAQLRAGKLEERMLELDVQAQAGPMFEIFSGQGMEEVGMNIKDMLANLMPGKTRRRRLKVGEARRLLAQEEAQKLVDVDEAVSQAIRRVEDSGIVFLDELDKIAGREGSHGPDVSREGVQRDLLPIVEGSTVTTKYGMVRTDHILFIAAGAFHASKPSDLIPELQGRFPIRVELEPLTREDFVRILIEPQNALIRQYVELLKTEGVTLAFAQDAVEEVAEIASTVNQRAENIGARRLYTVMEKLLEEVSFAAPEMRGQEVKIDAPYVRAHLAAVLEDEDLSRFIL, from the coding sequence ATGAGCTTGGCGACCCCGCTGACGCCGACCGAGATCGTCACCGAGCTCGACCGCTACATCGTGGGCCAGCAGGCGGCCAAGAAGGCGGTCGCCATCGCGCTGCGCAACCGCTGGCGGCGCCAGAACCTGCCGGCCGAGCTCCGCGACGAGGTCGCGCCGAAGAACATCATCATGATCGGGCCGACCGGGGTCGGGAAGACCGAGATCGCGCGCAGGCTGGCGAAGCTCTCGCAGGCGCCCTTCATCAAGGTCGAGGCCTCGAAGTACACCGAGGTCGGCTACGTCGGGCGGGACGTCGAGTCCATGATCAGGGACCTGACGGAGCTCTCGGTCACGATGGTCAAGGCCGAGATGGCGGCCGCGGTGCGCGAGCGGGCCGAAGCCCTGGCGGAAGAGCGGGTGCTCGACCTGCTGCTGCCCCGCCGCGCGGGGGAGGCGTTCTCGAGCGGGACGCTCGAGGAAGTCTCGCCCGACGCCTCGAGGGACGCAACCCGCGACAAGCTCCGGGCCCAGCTGAGGGCGGGCAAGCTGGAAGAGCGCATGCTCGAGTTGGACGTCCAGGCTCAGGCCGGACCCATGTTCGAGATCTTCTCGGGCCAGGGCATGGAAGAGGTCGGCATGAACATCAAGGACATGCTGGCCAATCTCATGCCCGGCAAGACCCGCCGCCGCCGGCTCAAGGTGGGCGAGGCGAGGCGGCTCCTGGCCCAGGAGGAGGCCCAGAAGCTGGTGGACGTGGACGAGGCGGTCAGCCAGGCCATCCGCCGGGTGGAGGATTCAGGGATCGTCTTCCTCGACGAGCTCGACAAGATCGCCGGACGGGAGGGCTCTCACGGGCCCGACGTCTCCCGGGAGGGGGTCCAGCGTGATCTCCTGCCCATCGTCGAGGGCTCGACGGTGACGACGAAGTACGGCATGGTTCGGACGGACCACATCCTGTTCATCGCCGCCGGAGCCTTCCACGCGTCCAAGCCGTCGGACCTGATCCCGGAGCTGCAGGGCCGCTTCCCCATCCGGGTCGAGCTCGAGCCCTTGACGCGGGAGGATTTTGTCCGCATTCTGATCGAACCGCAGAACGCCCTCATCCGCCAGTACGTGGAGCTGCTGAAGACCGAGGGCGTGACGCTCGCGTTCGCGCAGGATGCCGTCGAGGAGGTGGCCGAGATCGCCTCCACGGTCAACCAGCGCGCCGAGAACATCGGGGCGCGGAGGCTCTACACGGTCATGGAGAAGCTGCTCGAGGAGGTCTCCTTCGCCGCGCCCGAGATGCGCGGCCAGGAAGTCAAGATCGACGCGCCCTACGTGCGCGCCCACCTGGCCGCCGTCCTCGAGGACGAGGACCTCTCGCGCTTCATCCTTTAA
- the argB gene encoding acetylglutamate kinase, producing MVQRAEVLLEALPYIRAFQGKTLVIKYGGAAMEQADLKEQFAKDVLLLRLVGMRPVIVHGGGPQIGALMKRLGKEPHFVGGMRVTDAETMEIVEMVLVGKINKEIVGLINLHGGRAVGLSGKDGTLIRARKRLHRQADGSMVDIGLVGEVEAVNPEPIRVLEDGGFIPVIAPVGVGATGETYNINADLVAGEVAAALFAEKLIHLTDVQGIKSGDGKHISTLTKREAERLIKSNVIDGGMLPKVESALRALAGGAQKAHIIDGRVPHAILLEVLTKEGIGTEIVL from the coding sequence ATGGTCCAGCGGGCGGAGGTGCTGCTCGAGGCGCTGCCGTACATCCGCGCCTTCCAGGGCAAGACCCTCGTCATCAAGTACGGCGGGGCGGCCATGGAGCAGGCCGACCTCAAGGAGCAGTTCGCCAAGGACGTGCTCCTGTTGAGGCTGGTCGGCATGCGCCCCGTCATCGTCCATGGCGGCGGCCCCCAGATCGGCGCCCTCATGAAGCGGCTGGGCAAGGAGCCGCACTTCGTCGGCGGGATGCGGGTGACGGACGCCGAGACCATGGAGATCGTGGAGATGGTGCTGGTCGGCAAGATCAACAAGGAGATCGTCGGCCTGATCAACCTCCACGGCGGGCGGGCGGTGGGGCTCAGCGGCAAAGACGGCACCCTGATCCGCGCGCGCAAGCGGCTGCACCGGCAGGCCGACGGGAGCATGGTCGACATCGGGCTCGTCGGCGAGGTGGAGGCGGTCAACCCCGAGCCCATCCGGGTGCTCGAGGACGGCGGCTTCATCCCCGTGATCGCTCCCGTGGGCGTGGGCGCGACGGGTGAGACGTACAACATCAACGCCGACCTCGTGGCGGGCGAGGTGGCGGCGGCGCTCTTCGCCGAGAAGCTGATCCACCTCACGGACGTGCAGGGCATCAAGAGCGGTGACGGCAAGCACATCTCGACCTTGACCAAGCGGGAAGCGGAGCGGCTGATCAAGAGCAACGTGATCGACGGCGGGATGCTGCCGAAGGTCGAGTCGGCGCTGCGGGCGCTGGCGGGCGGGGCGCAGAAGGCGCACATCATCGACGGCCGCGTGCCCCACGCCATCCTGCTCGAGGTGCTCACGAAGGAAGGCATCGGGACCGAGATCGTCCTCTAA
- a CDS encoding aspartate aminotransferase family protein, whose amino-acid sequence MDTKRMFELSDKHLMTFTKRYPVALVRGEGSRVWDSNGKEYLDFTGGIAVTALGHSHPKVVGTLREQAATLVHVSNYFYIPQQAQLAQLLCEHSFADRVFFSNSGAEANETAIKLARKWAKEHGSSDRGDIISMRGGFHGRTLATVTATAQEKYHHGFEPLPGGFKYVAFNDLKALERAIDSRTAAVLVEPIQGEGGVIVPDEGYLPGLRKLCDEAGILLILDEIQTGMGRTGKLWAYEHSGVAPDIMTVAKALANGVPIGATLATEDVARVFTPGTHGSTFGGNPLATAVGVTVFSTLIEDRLAERAGRMGKLMLEALEAIRAKHPKAVKEIRGRGLLVGLDLVPPVGDVVTACRERGLLVLTAGDNTLRLAPALIVAEKEIAEACAIIDVALKAVTP is encoded by the coding sequence GTGGACACGAAGCGGATGTTCGAGCTGTCCGACAAGCACCTCATGACCTTCACCAAGCGGTATCCGGTAGCCCTGGTGCGAGGCGAGGGGTCGCGGGTCTGGGACTCGAACGGCAAGGAATACCTGGACTTCACCGGGGGCATCGCGGTGACGGCGCTCGGCCACAGCCACCCGAAGGTCGTGGGGACGCTGCGCGAGCAGGCGGCGACCCTCGTCCACGTGTCCAACTACTTCTACATCCCCCAGCAGGCGCAGCTGGCGCAGCTCCTCTGCGAGCACTCCTTCGCCGATCGCGTCTTCTTCTCGAACTCGGGCGCCGAGGCCAACGAGACGGCGATCAAGCTCGCCCGGAAATGGGCCAAGGAGCACGGGTCGAGCGACCGCGGCGACATCATCAGCATGCGGGGCGGCTTCCACGGCAGGACGCTGGCGACCGTCACGGCCACGGCGCAGGAGAAGTATCACCACGGCTTCGAGCCCCTGCCGGGGGGCTTCAAGTACGTCGCGTTCAACGACCTCAAGGCGCTTGAGCGCGCGATCGACAGCCGGACCGCGGCCGTGCTGGTCGAGCCGATCCAGGGCGAGGGCGGGGTCATCGTGCCCGACGAGGGCTACCTGCCCGGGCTGCGCAAGCTCTGCGACGAGGCGGGTATCCTGCTCATCCTCGACGAGATCCAGACCGGCATGGGTCGCACCGGCAAGCTTTGGGCCTACGAGCACTCGGGGGTGGCGCCCGACATCATGACCGTGGCCAAGGCGCTGGCCAATGGCGTGCCGATAGGCGCGACGCTCGCCACTGAGGACGTGGCCCGGGTTTTCACGCCCGGCACGCACGGGTCTACCTTTGGCGGAAACCCGCTCGCCACGGCTGTCGGCGTCACCGTTTTCAGCACGCTCATCGAAGACAGGCTCGCCGAACGCGCCGGGCGCATGGGCAAGCTAATGCTGGAGGCGCTCGAGGCGATCCGGGCCAAGCATCCGAAGGCCGTGAAGGAGATCCGCGGCCGCGGCCTCCTGGTTGGCCTGGACCTGGTGCCGCCGGTGGGCGACGTGGTGACCGCCTGCCGCGAGCGGGGGCTTCTCGTGCTCACGGCCGGGGACAACACCCTGCGCTTGGCGCCCGCCCTCATCGTCGCCGAGAAGGAGATCGCGGAGGCCTGCGCCATCATCGACGTGGCGCTCAAGGCCGTGACCCCGTGA
- the argF gene encoding ornithine carbamoyltransferase, which produces MNHFVSIRDLDRKHVLDIFKLTAELKAELKAGQRVTPLAGRTLALIFEKPSLRTRVTFEVAMVQLGGAAVYLSAQDIGPGKRESVPDIARNLSRWVDGIAARVFAHKTLEELAAHATIPVINALSDLEHPCQAMADLYTLWERGIELKGLELAWIGDGNNVFNSVLLLSALMGVRVRAACPPGYEPAPAVLDACGALGGLVRVTTDAREAAEGADVLYTDVWISMGQEAEREKRLEAFQRYQVTETLLGFASPKALVMHCLPAHRGEEITDAVLDGPRSIVLDQAENRLHVQKGIVMHLSGAA; this is translated from the coding sequence GTGAACCACTTCGTCTCGATTCGCGACCTCGACAGGAAGCACGTGCTCGACATCTTCAAGCTGACGGCCGAGCTCAAGGCCGAGCTCAAGGCGGGCCAGCGGGTCACCCCGCTCGCCGGCCGCACGCTCGCGCTCATCTTCGAGAAGCCCTCGCTGCGGACGCGCGTCACCTTCGAGGTCGCCATGGTCCAGCTCGGCGGGGCGGCCGTGTACCTCTCGGCCCAGGACATCGGTCCGGGCAAGCGCGAGTCCGTGCCCGACATCGCGCGCAACCTCTCGCGGTGGGTGGACGGCATCGCCGCGCGCGTCTTCGCCCACAAGACGCTCGAGGAGCTGGCCGCTCACGCAACGATCCCCGTGATCAATGCGCTCTCAGACCTCGAGCACCCGTGCCAGGCCATGGCGGACCTCTACACGCTCTGGGAGCGGGGGATCGAGCTCAAGGGGCTCGAGCTGGCTTGGATCGGGGACGGTAACAATGTCTTCAACTCGGTGCTGCTCCTCTCGGCGCTGATGGGCGTCAGGGTGCGCGCCGCCTGCCCGCCGGGCTACGAGCCTGCGCCAGCCGTGCTCGACGCCTGCGGCGCCCTGGGCGGCCTGGTGCGGGTCACCACGGACGCCCGCGAAGCGGCCGAGGGCGCCGACGTGCTCTACACCGACGTCTGGATCAGCATGGGACAGGAGGCCGAGCGCGAGAAGCGGCTCGAGGCCTTCCAGCGATACCAGGTCACCGAGACGCTCCTGGGATTCGCCTCGCCGAAGGCGCTCGTCATGCACTGCCTGCCGGCGCACCGCGGGGAGGAGATCACCGACGCGGTCCTGGACGGGCCGCGCAGCATCGTCCTCGACCAGGCCGAGAACCGCCTGCACGTCCAGAAGGGCATCGTGATGCACCTGTCGGGGGCGGCATGA